Within Chelatococcus sp. HY11, the genomic segment AATCTTATCCTGTTTCAGCAGGTGATCGAGATGGGCCGCGGCGGGTGGGTTGGCCGTGAAATAGGCGGCACCGCCATTGCGCAATTGTGTCAGCTGATCGAGCGCGAGGCCGACTTGCGTGTCGGAATGGCCGGGGTTGCGCTGGCGGGTATCGAGCATGAACTGCCGCATGGGCAGAATGGAGGCCCAGCCCGGTTGGCAATTGTATGAGATATAGACAAGCCCCTCCGGCCGAAGGCGTTGCCGGATGATCGACAGGATCGCGTCGCGGGCGTCGGCTGAGACCCAGCTCCAGATGCCGTGAAGCGATACGATATCGGCAGGCTCCCGCTGCCCGGCCGCCGCCTGTTCCTGAAAGCTCGCCTCGATGACTTCGATGTTGGACAGTTCGGCATTGGCAATCAGGCGCGAGGCGTGGACCACATGCGCGGGGTTGAAGTCATAACCCTCGAACGCGATGTGGGGGTTCGCGGCGGCGAGCAAGGCAAGACCGAAGCCTTGTCCGCATCCCAGCTCGACGACGCGTCGCGGAGCAAAAGCTCCGCCCGGTGAGCGGCCGGATACCAAGGCAGCGAATGCCAGATGTGCGGGTGCCATTTCTCTATAGAAATGCGCAGTGTAACCGACATCGGTTACGTAACCTCGGGTCCAGTGCATGTGCTGAAAGCTCCACGCTTGAAATTAGATATTGAAATCAAATTCAACCAATGCGTGTAAGTCATCAGAAATTGCTGACTGTGGCAAGCTTACACCCGCAGTTTTTCCCCTTCTCCCGGCCCCTCTCGGCTCGCATTGAACGCAGGAATGATTGCACAGTCCGTAAGTGTTTACGAATCATAAACTAAGTTATGGATGGGCGTCGCGGTCTGGCGGCGTCTGGCGGTGCCTTGGCCATAGCGCCGTTGACTATCAGGGCCGCGCCGATCAGCCCGGGCTTCTTACAGCGCATCGAGGAGGGCCGGGTGATCGGTGTGCTCACCGCCCGGCCCGTCGCAAGGCCGGCGGCGTGGCATCCATGGACACGCGCTGTTGAGGGCGCGAGGCGACTTTTCCGGGACAGGAGGCGGCGACTATGCTAGGCGACCCGTGGGCCTGCTGCGATTGGCGCGGGTTGAGATCGAAGCTTGGGACGGCCACCAGTTCATGACCGACATTTTCCGTGAGATCGAAGACGATCTGAAACGCGACAGATATCTCAAACTGTGGGGGCGCTTTGGCCCGCTGCTGGTGGTCCTTGCCGTTCTCATCGCACTCGCGGCCGGCGGGTGGAGCTTCTGGCGCTATCGCCAGGTGGAGGCGGCGAGAGCCGCGGGCAACCAGTTCGAACAGGCGATCGATCTGTCGCGCGACGACAAGGAGACGGAGGCGGAGGCGGTTTTGCAGGAGCTCGCGAAGACCGCTCCCGCAGGCTACCGTGATCTCGCGCGTTTCCGCCTCGCGGCAGAGATCGGCCGACGTGACGCAGCCGCCGGCGCCAGCGCCTTCGAGGCGCTGTCCAGCGATGGGAGCGTGCCTGCGACGATGCAGCAGCTCGCGACGCTGCGGGCGGCGATGCTGCGGCTCAACGCCGGTGACACGTCGACGATCGAGGCAAAGCTGACCCCACTTGCGGCCCCTGGCCAGGCTTGGCGGAATTCAGCCCGCGAACTCCTCGGTCTCGCTGCGCTGAAGGCGGGCAATTATGAAGCCGCCGGGCGCTGGTTCGATCAGATCGCCGCCGATGCCGAGGCGCCACCCGCGTTGCGCCAACGCGCGGAGCTCTACCTTGCGCTGGTGCAGGGCGGTCCCGTCACCGTCAAGTAGCCAGTACAGAGCCTGCTCCGCTCCCTTATTCGTTTTCCGTCAGTCGAGATCATGGTCGCCACAGTCGCAATCGTCGGTCGTCCCAATGTGGGTAAGTCGACCCTTTTCAACCGGCTTGTCGGCAAGAAGCTCGCGCTCGTCGATGATCGTCCGGGCGTTACCCGTGATCGCCGCGAGGGTGAGGCCCATCTCGGCGATCTGACTTTCACCGTGGTTGACACGGCCGGCCTCGAGGAGGCCGACGCCGACAGCCTGACGGGCCGCATGCGCGCCCAGACCGAAGCGGCCGTGATGGCGGCCGACGTCATTCTTTTCGTCATCGACGTCCGCAGCGGCATCACGCCCTCGGATCGGCAGTTCGCCGATCTCGTCCGCAAGTCCGGCAAGCCCGTCGTGCTCCTCGCCAACAAAGCCGAGGGGCGCAGCGGGCTTGAAGCCTCCTACGAGGCCTTCACGCTCGGCCTCGGCGATCCCGTGCCGATCTCGGCCGAACATGGCGAAGGCACGAGCGACCTCTATGACGCACTTGCCGCCCTTCTGCCCGCTCCCGAGCATGACGATGAAGAGGACGAGGCATCGCGGTCCATTCGCATCGCCATCGTCGGTCGTCCCAATGCCGGCAAGTCCACGCTCATCAACCGCATGGTCGGCGAGGACCGTCTGCTCACCGGTCCCGAAGCCGGGATCACGCGTGATTCCATTTCTCTCGACTGGGAGTGGCGCGGCCGGCCGATCAAGCTGTTCGACACCGCGGGGCTGCGCAAGCGCGCCCGCGTCGAGGACAAGCTCGAGAAGCTGTCCGTCGCCGACGGATTGCGCGCCGCGCGTTTCGCCGAAGTCGTGGTCGTGCTGCTGGATGCCACCATTCCCTTCGAGAAGCAGGATCTCACCATCGTCGACCTC encodes:
- a CDS encoding tetratricopeptide repeat protein, whose amino-acid sequence is MTDIFREIEDDLKRDRYLKLWGRFGPLLVVLAVLIALAAGGWSFWRYRQVEAARAAGNQFEQAIDLSRDDKETEAEAVLQELAKTAPAGYRDLARFRLAAEIGRRDAAAGASAFEALSSDGSVPATMQQLATLRAAMLRLNAGDTSTIEAKLTPLAAPGQAWRNSARELLGLAALKAGNYEAAGRWFDQIAADAEAPPALRQRAELYLALVQGGPVTVK
- the der gene encoding ribosome biogenesis GTPase Der; protein product: MMVATVAIVGRPNVGKSTLFNRLVGKKLALVDDRPGVTRDRREGEAHLGDLTFTVVDTAGLEEADADSLTGRMRAQTEAAVMAADVILFVIDVRSGITPSDRQFADLVRKSGKPVVLLANKAEGRSGLEASYEAFTLGLGDPVPISAEHGEGTSDLYDALAALLPAPEHDDEEDEASRSIRIAIVGRPNAGKSTLINRMVGEDRLLTGPEAGITRDSISLDWEWRGRPIKLFDTAGLRKRARVEDKLEKLSVADGLRAARFAEVVVVLLDATIPFEKQDLTIVDLIEREGRALVIGLNKWDLVADQPGLLKTLKEEAARLLSQVKGVTIVPLSGLAGRGIDQLMEAVVAAHEVWNSRISTSQLNRWLADATTAHPPPAVSGRRIKIRYMTQVKSRPPHFAVFGNQLASLPTSYSRYLVNGLRETFDLPGTPIRLSLRQGDNPYDKKKR